From Penicillium psychrofluorescens genome assembly, chromosome: 6, one genomic window encodes:
- a CDS encoding uncharacterized protein (ID:PFLUO_008992-T1.cds;~source:funannotate) gives MSYYVGNETGQTPGVIPNKWYEGSVLFLCALYYWHFTGDATYNEEVRVGLEWQSGDSDFLSSNWSQYMGNDDQSFWGVAAMTAAELNLTEYGQYSWLSLAQGVFNTQTQDPSNSGWDDTSCGGGVRWQQYNYMKGYTMKNAISNGLLFQISARLYRYTNDPDYATWAAKIWDWSNEYLINNQTWEIADSVNTTQDCAAQAKWEAAIYGLANKTLNEFFPTKYGDIEYEPTCDPFPTQCYDANNLVFKGHTSSWLGFTALLVPQIYKDIMNRLQTTAKAAAAACTGPGQDGNQCGSAWYQSKYDGRTGMEEQISAADLFSVNMIPFIHSRPQKHLAPLTSTTGGSSTSNPNAGMNDNTHKKQFAPVTTGDRVGAGILTATFVVGLIGGVSWLFTE, from the exons ATGTCATATTACGTCGGCAACGAAACGGGTCAGACCCCCGGCGTCATCCCTAATAAATGGTACGAAGGCTCGGTGCTGTTCTTGTGTGCCCTCTACTACTGGCATTTCACAGGCGACGCTACCTACAACGAGGAAGTCCGCGTCGGACTCGAGTGGCAATCCGGGGATAGCGACTTCCTGTCTAGCAACTGGTCGCAGTACATGGGCAATGACGACCAGTCATTTTGGGGGGTTGCCGCAATGACGGCCGCCGAGCTGAACCTCACAGAATACGGCCAGTACTCGTGGCTATCGCTTGCGCAGGGCGTGTTCAACACCCAGACCCAGGACCCAAGCAACTCGGGCTGGGATGACACGTcgtgcggcggcggcgtaCGCTGGCAGCAGTACAACTATATGAAAGGGTATACCATGAAGAATGCCATTTCGAATGGTCTATTGTTCCAGATCTCGGCTCGTCTCTACCGCTACACCAATGATCCAGACTATGCCACTTGGGCGGCGAAAATCTGGGACTGGTCGAATGAGTACTTGATCAACAACCAAACCTGGGAAATCGCCGATTCGGTTAATACTACCCAGGATT GCGCTGCCCAGGCGAAATGGGAGGCAGCCATCTACGGGCTTGCCAACAAGACGCTAAATGAATTCTTCCCTACAAAGTATGGCGATATTGAATACGAGCCGACCTGCGATCCGTTCCCCACACAATGCTACGACGCAAACAACCTCGTGTTCAAGGGGCACACCTCTTCCTGGCTCGGCTTCACTGCGCTGCTAGTCCCTCAGATATATAAGGATATTATGAACCGGCTCCAAACGACCGCTAAagccgctgctgctgcctgCACCGGCCCCGGGCAAGACGGCAATCAGTGCGGGAGTGCTTGGTACCAGAGCAAGTATGACGGCCGCACTGGCATGGAGGAGCAGATCTCGGCTGCCGATCTCTTTTCCGTCAATATGATTCCTTTCATCCATAGCAGACCCCAGAAACACTTAGCGCCGTTGACCTCGACGACTGGTGGCTCGAGTACTAGTAACCCGAACGCGGGGATGAATGATAATACGCATAAAAAGCAGTTCGCGCCTGTAACTACGGGAGATCGAGTCGGCGCAGGCATTCTCACTGCTACTTTTGTGGTCGGTTTGATTGGCGGCGTGTCTTGGCTATTCACGGAATAG
- a CDS encoding uncharacterized protein (ID:PFLUO_008993-T1.cds;~source:funannotate), translating to MSRSQMRNVNFFDGPTGAHLGGVRQNGSITNGNFFHMLMDVLLVVEAMINIKSRATGQPIPLNTDPLDVGDYDIFCPRGDIKLTDDVCVRRIFSHSQSGREDAFRQDVRARDGKCVLTGVVNVAASWNGWTGFEAAHVFPLEKETLWNQYNFSRWITNTTGRHSATINSVQNGMLMASTLHTAFDSFLVAVNPDDGYKITYFGGDTWGVDGRILDPVCRDPNDPRHVADGLLRWHFRQCVLANMKGAGEPVFEHDFPPGTDMMKEILQGPCPGDRMELELSSRLRGFVSNGHEGQYTEQKG from the exons ATGTCTCGCTCACAGATGCGAAATGTGAATTTCTTCGATGGCCCAACAGGTGCTCACCTCGGCGGTGTCCGACAAAATGGGTCGATCACAAACGGCAACTTTTTTCACATGCTCATGGATGTTTTACTTGTGGTCGAAGCAATGATTAACATTAAGTCAAGAGCCACCGGGCAGCCGATCCCATTGAACACCGATCCCTTGGATGTGGGTGACTATGACATTTTTTGTCCTCGTG GCGATATCAAGCTTACTGACGATGTTTGCGTGCGACGCATATTCTCCCATAGCCAGAGTGGTCGAGAGGACGCCTTCCGGCAAGACGTACGCGCACGCGATGGAAAATGTGTCTTGACTGGTGTAGTCAACGTTGCTGCTAGTTGGAATGGGTGGACTGGATTCGAAGCTGCCCATGTCTTTcctctggagaaggagacacTTTGGAACCAGTACAATTTCAGCCGCTGGATCACGAATACCACAGGACGTCATAGTGCAACCATCAATTCGGTTCAAAATGGTATGTTGATGGCTTCAACGTTGCATACTGCATTCGATAGCTTCTTGGTCGCTGTGAACCCCGAT GATGGTTACAAAATCACTTACTTTGGTGGCGATACCTGGGGTGTTGATGGTCGAATCTTGGATCCTGTATGCCGAGATCCGAACGATCCCAGACACGTCGCAGATGGCTTGCTCCGTTGGCACTTCCGCCAGTGCGTGCTAGCTAATATGAAGGGAGCTGGTGAACCCGTCTTTGAACACGACTTCCCCCCCGGCACAGATATGATGAAAGAGATACTCCAGGGGCCGTGTCCAGGCGATCGGATGGAACTTGAGCTGTCTTCTCGGCTGCGGGGGTTTGTCTCTAATGGGCACGAAGGGCAGTACACAGAGCAGAAGGGGTAG